A region from the Sutcliffiella horikoshii genome encodes:
- a CDS encoding PspA/IM30 family protein translates to MANLFSRIKQTISADFHEVLDKKEQKNPIALLNQYLRDCEKEVEKVRKLVERQNLLKEEFIREYHEASSLAEKRNSQAVIAEKAGETELEAFAKREHQQYEERANKLKLSLEKVTEDLTNLEQKYEEMKHRLKDMYIKRMELMGRENVARATHRMNQVVDANKAEHSYTKFNEMESYLDRLEHQVNSAYHHNTIDARIAQLEKEITQPEEKTHSLSQ, encoded by the coding sequence ATGGCCAACTTATTTTCAAGAATTAAACAGACTATATCTGCAGATTTTCATGAGGTTTTGGATAAAAAGGAGCAGAAAAATCCGATCGCTTTGTTGAATCAGTATTTACGCGATTGTGAAAAAGAAGTAGAAAAAGTGCGCAAGCTAGTAGAACGCCAGAATTTACTTAAAGAAGAGTTTATAAGGGAATACCACGAGGCAAGCAGTCTAGCGGAGAAGCGCAACTCCCAAGCGGTCATTGCGGAAAAAGCTGGTGAGACAGAACTGGAGGCATTTGCTAAACGCGAGCACCAACAATATGAGGAGCGCGCCAACAAATTGAAGCTTTCCTTAGAAAAGGTTACAGAGGATCTAACTAACCTTGAGCAAAAATACGAAGAAATGAAGCACCGCCTGAAGGATATGTATATCAAGCGGATGGAATTAATGGGGAGGGAAAATGTTGCCCGTGCCACACATCGTATGAATCAGGTGGTGGATGCGAACAAAGCGGAACACTCCTACACCAAGTTCAATGAAATGGAAAGCTATTTAGATCGATTAGAACATCAAGTGAATTCCGCCTATCATCACAATACTATTGATGCGCGCATTGCCCAGCTTGAAAAAGAAATTACTCAACCAGAAGAGAAAACTCATTCTCTTTCACAATGA
- a CDS encoding S8 family peptidase yields MQKEKLVHLIPYKLENQLFETHQIPEGIELIQAPSIWQAGYKGEGMVVAVIDTGCDAQHPDLEGRIIGGRNFTDDDNGDPENFTDYNGHGTHVAGTIAAINPGSGVIGVAPEAKLLILKALGGKNGSGEYEWIINAINYAASQNVDIISMSLGGPIDVTELHDAIKAAISSNILVVCAAGNEGDGNQYTEEFSYPAAYTEVISVGSINLQRKSSYFTNSNNEIDLVAPGEKIISTIPGGRYAVFSGTSMSAPHVAGALALIKKLTEKEFGRVLSEPELYAQLIKRTIPLGYPKSLEGNGLLYLTTPQLLADYLRQTNIAETIGV; encoded by the coding sequence ATGCAAAAAGAGAAATTGGTCCATTTAATTCCTTACAAATTGGAAAACCAGTTATTTGAAACTCATCAAATCCCTGAAGGCATTGAACTTATCCAAGCACCGTCTATTTGGCAGGCTGGATATAAAGGGGAAGGTATGGTGGTAGCCGTCATCGATACTGGCTGCGATGCACAACACCCAGATCTCGAAGGTAGAATAATCGGGGGAAGAAACTTCACGGACGACGATAATGGAGATCCTGAAAACTTTACTGATTATAACGGCCATGGCACCCATGTTGCAGGCACGATTGCGGCAATCAATCCGGGTTCAGGTGTTATCGGGGTCGCCCCGGAGGCTAAGCTACTTATTCTCAAGGCACTTGGAGGCAAAAATGGGTCAGGCGAATATGAATGGATTATTAATGCAATCAACTATGCGGCTTCTCAAAATGTAGACATAATCTCTATGTCGCTCGGCGGACCTATCGATGTCACTGAACTTCACGATGCAATCAAAGCAGCCATTTCTTCTAACATTCTTGTCGTATGCGCTGCCGGTAATGAAGGAGACGGAAATCAATACACAGAAGAGTTTTCTTATCCTGCAGCCTATACAGAAGTCATCTCTGTCGGTTCTATCAATCTTCAACGTAAATCCTCTTACTTTACTAACTCGAATAACGAAATTGATCTTGTCGCGCCTGGTGAAAAAATCATTTCCACTATACCAGGAGGAAGATATGCTGTTTTCAGTGGTACATCCATGTCAGCCCCACATGTTGCTGGAGCGCTCGCCTTAATAAAGAAGCTTACAGAAAAGGAGTTTGGCCGAGTACTTTCCGAGCCTGAGCTATATGCCCAACTAATTAAAAGAACCATTCCCCTTGGCTATCCAAAAAGCCTTGAAGGCAATGGACTCCTCTATTTGACGACTCCACAGCTTTTGGCCGATTATCTACGACAAACCAATATTGCCGAAACCATTGGTGTGTAA
- a CDS encoding DMT family transporter yields the protein MNKWFNPYVALAVGVVTVSTSAIFVKLADAPAGVVAFYRLFFSVILLLPIFLYKYVGELKDISKRDWLFSALAGVFLAFHFILWFESLNYTSVASSTVLVTLQPLFAFIGTYLFFQERLSTKAIVSGLMAIAGSVIISWGDFQISGMALFGDVLALVACALVTAYLLFGQDVRKRLSLITYTFIVYGICCITLLFYVLVTGESLTGYSSTDWFWFLMLAIIPTLLGHSFFNWAVKYISTNVISMSILFEPIGAAVLAYFVLNEMVTWTQFTGGLLVMLSVGYFLRDNRKKNEN from the coding sequence ATGAATAAGTGGTTTAATCCATACGTGGCTCTCGCGGTGGGAGTAGTTACTGTATCCACATCCGCCATTTTCGTGAAATTAGCGGATGCCCCTGCTGGAGTGGTAGCCTTCTACCGGTTGTTTTTCTCCGTAATACTACTACTACCCATATTTCTATATAAATATGTTGGGGAATTAAAGGATATTTCGAAGAGGGATTGGCTCTTCTCTGCGTTGGCAGGTGTATTCTTGGCGTTTCATTTTATTCTATGGTTTGAATCCTTAAACTATACCAGTGTAGCAAGTTCAACAGTGCTCGTAACCCTCCAGCCTTTATTTGCGTTTATTGGAACTTATTTGTTTTTCCAAGAAAGGCTCAGCACAAAAGCTATTGTAAGCGGATTGATGGCAATAGCCGGTAGTGTAATCATCAGTTGGGGTGATTTTCAGATTAGCGGAATGGCTTTATTTGGAGATGTATTGGCATTGGTGGCCTGTGCGCTTGTGACAGCATATCTGTTGTTCGGACAAGATGTCAGAAAAAGGCTGTCTTTAATAACTTATACATTTATTGTTTATGGGATTTGTTGCATTACTTTGCTTTTCTATGTACTAGTAACTGGGGAGTCTCTAACAGGATATTCTTCCACAGATTGGTTTTGGTTCTTAATGCTTGCAATCATTCCAACATTACTGGGCCACTCTTTTTTCAATTGGGCTGTTAAATATATCAGCACCAATGTCATTTCCATGAGCATTTTATTTGAACCGATTGGTGCAGCAGTACTCGCTTATTTTGTATTAAACGAAATGGTAACATGGACCCAATTCACAGGAGGATTGCTTGTGATGCTCAGTGTTGGTTATTTCTTAAGAGATAATCGTAAAAAAAATGAAAACTAA
- a CDS encoding ChaB family protein produces the protein MPYDSLKELPDGVRDNLPKHAQEIYKEAFNSASDQYDKEETAHKVAWSAVKEKYKKNDNDNWEKK, from the coding sequence ATGCCTTATGATTCTCTAAAGGAACTACCGGATGGAGTGAGGGATAATCTTCCTAAACATGCCCAGGAAATCTACAAGGAAGCATTCAATTCAGCCTCAGATCAGTATGATAAAGAAGAAACGGCACATAAAGTGGCATGGAGTGCAGTCAAGGAAAAGTACAAGAAAAATGATAATGATAACTGGGAGAAGAAATAG
- a CDS encoding N-acetylmuramoyl-L-alanine amidase: MFKPIYLLISICLLIGCSKPTVQTERHLDQIPPITEPMVVVPPEPSSLDMREWLLPKKNSRVRGAPITHVMLHFTNNALRDPQNPYDIEEVYALFEEYEVSAHYLIDREGEIYLLVPEERAAFHAGKGHLLNYQEYKSGLNDYSIGIELLAVGTREEMLSIMPADVYDSISPADIGYTDAQYASLKELLDDILKRNPLIKNDREHIIGHDEYAPVRKSDPGDLFDWSRIGY, from the coding sequence ATGTTCAAACCTATCTATCTATTAATTTCTATATGTTTATTAATCGGGTGTTCAAAACCGACTGTTCAAACAGAAAGACACCTAGATCAGATCCCCCCTATAACAGAACCTATGGTCGTGGTTCCACCCGAACCATCAAGCTTAGATATGAGAGAATGGCTCCTCCCCAAGAAAAATTCAAGAGTACGAGGTGCCCCGATCACTCACGTCATGCTGCATTTTACAAACAATGCGCTCCGTGATCCACAGAACCCTTATGATATCGAGGAAGTCTACGCACTTTTTGAAGAGTATGAGGTTTCTGCTCATTATTTGATAGACAGGGAAGGAGAAATCTACCTTTTGGTCCCGGAAGAACGTGCAGCCTTTCATGCCGGAAAAGGGCATCTCTTAAACTATCAAGAGTATAAGAGTGGTTTGAATGACTATTCAATTGGGATAGAGTTGTTGGCTGTGGGGACTAGGGAAGAGATGCTTTCAATCATGCCAGCTGATGTATATGATTCCATTTCTCCTGCCGATATCGGGTACACGGATGCTCAGTATGCTTCATTGAAGGAGTTATTGGATGATATATTAAAACGTAATCCTTTAATCAAGAACGACCGGGAACATATCATTGGTCATGACGAATATGCTCCTGTCCGTAAAAGCGACCCTGGTGATTTGTTTGATTGGTCTAGAATAGGATATTAA
- a CDS encoding sensor histidine kinase, with protein sequence MSILQRQVLWATCISFISFLVIGAITYFFFPVISLDALWVLKVMDLPFILFLAIVSLGLGILFGLFSGLYWKKQLNTVYEDLKAVEQGRSVLEVSKSNAQEIVLMETVIWKLHSQIQEQAKISQKIANEKAEDLENRIQEIVSQERNRLARELHDSVSQQLFAASMLMSALTETREEAGTENNETNQLRLVEEMIHQSQLEMRALLLHLRPVALKGKTLQEGAEELLVELIQKVPMSITWKIERFSIDKGVEDHLFRILQETLSNTLRHSKANAVEVLLIQRENFIILRVVDDGIGFDVEQARAGSYGLQNMHERAVELGGTLKIVSVENEGTRLEVKVPKLDAEEA encoded by the coding sequence ATGAGTATATTGCAAAGGCAAGTTTTGTGGGCAACTTGTATTTCTTTCATAAGTTTCCTGGTAATTGGCGCGATAACTTATTTCTTTTTTCCGGTAATCAGTCTAGATGCTCTTTGGGTACTAAAAGTGATGGATCTTCCGTTCATTTTGTTTTTAGCTATTGTCAGTCTTGGCTTGGGAATCCTCTTTGGCTTATTTTCGGGGCTGTATTGGAAGAAGCAACTTAATACGGTCTACGAGGATCTAAAAGCTGTGGAACAAGGGAGAAGCGTTTTAGAAGTCTCAAAAAGCAATGCCCAAGAGATCGTTCTAATGGAAACAGTCATATGGAAACTGCACAGTCAGATACAAGAACAAGCAAAAATCTCCCAAAAGATTGCAAACGAAAAGGCAGAAGATCTGGAGAATAGAATACAGGAAATTGTCTCACAGGAACGAAACAGACTGGCAAGAGAGTTGCATGATTCCGTCAGCCAGCAGCTCTTCGCGGCCTCGATGCTAATGTCCGCATTAACGGAAACGAGGGAAGAAGCCGGCACTGAAAACAATGAAACAAATCAACTACGATTAGTGGAGGAAATGATTCACCAATCTCAATTGGAGATGCGGGCATTACTCCTTCATTTACGACCAGTCGCATTAAAAGGAAAAACGCTTCAAGAAGGTGCAGAGGAATTATTAGTAGAGCTAATCCAAAAAGTTCCGATGAGCATCACCTGGAAGATTGAACGTTTTTCTATAGATAAAGGTGTGGAGGATCATCTGTTTAGAATCCTGCAGGAGACATTATCCAACACATTACGGCATTCCAAAGCCAATGCGGTGGAGGTATTACTTATTCAAAGGGAGAACTTCATTATTTTACGCGTAGTGGATGACGGAATAGGCTTTGATGTCGAGCAGGCAAGGGCAGGTTCTTATGGTTTGCAAAACATGCATGAACGTGCCGTTGAGCTAGGCGGTACGTTGAAAATAGTAAGTGTAGAGAATGAGGGAACAAGATTGGAAGTGAAAGTTCCCAAACTAGACGCAGAGGAGGCTTGA
- the thiT gene encoding energy-coupled thiamine transporter ThiT: protein MKKNNTLFLVEVAIFGALAYLLDLLAGVLSLQIWPQGGAITISMVPVFIMAFRWGIKGGILSGFILGLLQIVTGTFWGIDPVQIFLDYIVAFTSLGFAGVVASQVATSAKRDEIKKLVMYVSIASFIGCLLRFLAHYTAGIIYFDYLAPEGQPVWLYSLLYNGSFMLPSFVIATIVTVLLIKTVPRIFTFNNSVA from the coding sequence ATGAAGAAGAATAACACATTATTTCTAGTTGAAGTTGCTATTTTTGGAGCTCTTGCTTACTTACTTGACTTATTGGCCGGGGTTTTATCTTTACAGATATGGCCACAAGGTGGCGCAATAACTATCTCAATGGTACCGGTATTTATCATGGCCTTTCGCTGGGGAATAAAAGGCGGAATATTATCTGGTTTTATTCTTGGTCTACTTCAGATAGTAACAGGTACCTTCTGGGGAATCGATCCAGTTCAAATTTTTCTGGATTATATAGTGGCATTTACTTCTCTAGGTTTTGCAGGAGTTGTAGCGAGTCAAGTTGCGACATCCGCTAAGAGAGATGAGATAAAAAAGCTTGTGATGTATGTAAGTATTGCCTCTTTTATAGGTTGCCTTCTAAGATTCTTGGCTCATTATACTGCTGGAATAATCTACTTTGACTATCTGGCACCAGAAGGGCAACCAGTATGGCTATATTCGTTGCTTTATAACGGCTCATTTATGTTACCGAGTTTTGTAATAGCCACAATCGTGACGGTACTCTTGATTAAAACAGTCCCTCGAATATTTACCTTTAATAATTCCGTTGCTTAA
- the liaF gene encoding cell wall-active antibiotics response protein LiaF: MLNKMKSDYLSFIIVVASLIFLLEILFFNTGLIFSFLFSGFLIYVGKKKWHWLIGKALFVIGLLSIIFTVFNMMTFNFLLLATVLYFLYKFLQAKKQPVEIQPNILPEREEQIVRNEQKWFTNKLFGSQKTPEHSYTWDDVNIQCGISDTEIDLSYTVLPKGEAIIFIRNVIGNIQILVPYELELSIVHSGMVGSIHILDKEEKSILNQTVHYQTEHYKEATHRVKIVTSIFVGSIEVKRV, translated from the coding sequence ATGTTGAACAAAATGAAATCTGATTATCTCAGTTTTATTATAGTGGTGGCCAGCTTGATTTTTCTATTGGAAATCCTATTTTTCAATACGGGCCTTATTTTTTCCTTTTTGTTTTCTGGTTTTCTAATATATGTAGGTAAGAAGAAATGGCATTGGTTAATAGGAAAGGCATTATTTGTCATTGGGTTGTTATCTATCATTTTTACCGTATTCAATATGATGACATTCAACTTCTTGCTGCTTGCAACAGTGTTGTATTTCTTGTACAAATTCCTGCAAGCCAAAAAACAGCCTGTAGAAATTCAGCCGAACATACTCCCTGAACGGGAAGAGCAAATTGTGAGAAACGAGCAAAAGTGGTTTACTAACAAGCTGTTTGGCAGCCAAAAAACACCTGAACACTCTTATACATGGGATGATGTGAATATTCAATGTGGGATTAGTGATACGGAGATAGATTTAAGTTATACGGTACTGCCAAAAGGGGAAGCCATCATTTTTATTCGAAATGTCATAGGAAACATACAGATATTGGTTCCCTACGAATTGGAACTTAGTATTGTTCACTCTGGGATGGTGGGTTCCATCCACATTCTAGATAAAGAAGAGAAAAGCATCCTCAACCAGACTGTACACTATCAAACAGAACATTATAAAGAAGCCACACATAGAGTGAAAATCGTCACCTCGATCTTCGTAGGCAGCATAGAGGTGAAGAGGGTATGA
- a CDS encoding response regulator transcription factor — translation MIRVLFVDDHEMVRIGVTAYLSAQPDIEVVAEADDGSVAIELALEHKPDIILMDLVMKEMDGIEATRRIMEQWPEAKIIIVTSFLDDEKVYPALEAGATSYMLKTSKASEIANAVRSTYKGQSILEPEVAGKMMKKMRRKTEILPHEELTNREMEILLLMTQGKTNQEIADELFIALKTVKVHVSNILAKLQVQDRTQAVIYAFKHSLVN, via the coding sequence ATGATTAGAGTGTTGTTTGTAGATGATCATGAAATGGTAAGGATCGGCGTTACGGCATACCTGTCAGCTCAACCCGATATAGAAGTTGTTGCTGAAGCGGATGATGGGTCTGTTGCAATTGAGCTGGCACTGGAACATAAACCTGATATTATTTTAATGGACTTAGTCATGAAGGAAATGGACGGAATCGAAGCGACCAGAAGAATCATGGAACAATGGCCGGAAGCGAAAATCATTATTGTTACGAGCTTTCTTGATGATGAAAAAGTCTATCCTGCACTTGAGGCTGGAGCTACCAGCTATATGCTGAAAACTTCCAAAGCAAGTGAAATAGCCAATGCAGTTCGTTCCACTTATAAAGGACAATCCATCTTGGAGCCGGAAGTAGCAGGGAAAATGATGAAAAAGATGCGCAGGAAGACTGAAATCCTTCCTCATGAGGAATTGACCAACAGGGAAATGGAGATACTCCTTCTTATGACACAAGGAAAAACAAATCAAGAAATAGCGGATGAGCTGTTCATCGCACTTAAGACAGTGAAGGTACATGTAAGCAATATACTAGCAAAACTTCAAGTGCAGGATAGGACACAGGCGGTCATCTATGCATTTAAGCACTCATTAGTGAACTAA
- a CDS encoding lmo0954 family membrane protein: MKKFGLFLVGVIAFFVLLANIGPLLGLAVSLVVTYYAVKEFIKTDSTGTKILWGFIAFIAIAFSIANVPAVLAVVAAYILYVVYKNWNKEKANNVIIEAGDPFTNFEKQWNSLNK, from the coding sequence ATGAAAAAATTTGGATTGTTTTTAGTAGGTGTTATCGCATTCTTTGTTTTACTTGCAAACATTGGTCCACTTTTAGGATTGGCCGTTAGTTTGGTAGTCACTTATTATGCGGTTAAAGAATTCATAAAAACGGATTCTACTGGCACAAAAATTCTTTGGGGCTTTATCGCTTTTATTGCCATCGCGTTTTCAATCGCTAATGTCCCGGCAGTATTAGCAGTTGTAGCAGCGTATATCTTATATGTTGTATATAAGAACTGGAACAAAGAGAAAGCAAACAACGTCATCATTGAAGCTGGCGACCCGTTCACTAATTTTGAAAAACAGTGGAACTCATTGAACAAATAA
- a CDS encoding TRM11 family SAM-dependent methyltransferase: MAEQKKPTFIYTYAYSKEERSLCHLEMRSFFGKATNDNIIKSTKKINPNRSPFIRERIEVIYEGAALQELVDQAKDIKMGDQTFKVIFSKINDRKAPNTIEYQERRDIERAIGWVIEGEADVHQPDHIFGMAVVGERWYFGHYLKSEAIWLQHTKKPREYSTALSTRVARAVSNIAVPDPEGIKSIDPCCGIGTVLVEALSMGVDMDGRDINPLVVDGSKENIEHFGLKGNVTLGPISEVKDNYDVAVIDMPYNLYTHATPEDQLSILKHARRFAKKVVVITIETMDDMVQEAGFTIIDRCETQKGYFTREILVCE, translated from the coding sequence TTGGCAGAGCAAAAGAAACCGACGTTTATATATACGTATGCATATAGCAAGGAAGAGCGCTCTCTGTGTCATTTGGAGATGCGGTCTTTTTTCGGCAAGGCAACAAATGATAATATCATTAAAAGTACCAAAAAGATTAATCCGAACAGAAGTCCTTTTATCCGCGAAAGAATTGAAGTGATCTATGAAGGGGCTGCACTTCAGGAGCTTGTGGATCAAGCCAAGGATATAAAGATGGGGGACCAAACATTCAAGGTTATATTCTCCAAAATAAATGACAGGAAAGCTCCTAATACGATTGAATATCAAGAACGTCGTGATATCGAACGTGCTATCGGGTGGGTTATTGAAGGAGAGGCGGATGTACATCAACCAGATCATATTTTCGGCATGGCGGTTGTGGGTGAACGCTGGTATTTCGGTCATTATTTGAAAAGTGAAGCGATATGGCTTCAGCATACAAAAAAGCCCAGGGAATATTCAACCGCTTTAAGTACCCGTGTGGCAAGGGCTGTCTCCAATATAGCCGTCCCAGATCCTGAAGGAATAAAGTCCATCGATCCTTGCTGCGGGATAGGAACGGTACTTGTTGAAGCATTATCGATGGGGGTTGATATGGATGGAAGAGACATTAACCCGCTTGTGGTAGACGGTTCAAAGGAAAATATTGAACATTTCGGCCTAAAAGGTAATGTCACGCTAGGACCAATCTCGGAAGTAAAGGATAACTATGATGTGGCAGTTATCGATATGCCGTACAATCTTTATACCCATGCCACTCCGGAAGACCAATTATCCATTTTGAAGCATGCACGCCGCTTCGCAAAGAAAGTCGTCGTCATCACCATCGAGACGATGGATGACATGGTGCAGGAAGCTGGTTTCACCATAATTGATCGCTGTGAAACCCAAAAGGGCTATTTTACAAGAGAGATATTAGTATGTGAATGA
- a CDS encoding DUF6944 family repetitive protein: MGESTKQLVGSWTQAIGTVVAAIGSTPSLPIHENGRKGLGLVGNVLQATGNGLEADAETTLTYGKLGNIIQATGNIMVSAGLIIDFPGDTEERLVISGDLIQALGAITALGSADKSYIVIGNSLQAIGNSLQAVGGVRELNEEERKAIGLSQVSNEVLIASGSWIQALGTILLAVGLTLEGKK, encoded by the coding sequence ATGGGAGAAAGTACTAAACAATTAGTAGGGTCCTGGACACAGGCGATAGGTACGGTGGTGGCGGCAATTGGGAGCACCCCTTCTTTACCAATTCATGAGAACGGCAGAAAAGGGCTAGGTTTGGTTGGAAACGTACTTCAAGCAACAGGAAATGGTCTTGAAGCGGATGCGGAAACGACACTGACCTACGGAAAGCTAGGAAATATTATACAAGCAACAGGAAATATAATGGTAAGTGCAGGGTTGATCATTGATTTTCCCGGTGATACCGAGGAAAGGTTAGTGATAAGTGGCGATCTCATACAAGCTTTGGGAGCTATAACAGCACTTGGGAGTGCAGACAAATCCTATATAGTTATTGGGAACAGTCTCCAAGCGATAGGAAACTCTTTACAGGCAGTTGGAGGAGTGAGAGAACTCAACGAGGAAGAAAGAAAAGCGATTGGTCTTTCCCAGGTTAGCAATGAAGTTCTCATTGCGTCGGGAAGTTGGATTCAAGCGTTAGGTACCATTCTCTTGGCGGTAGGTTTAACATTAGAAGGGAAAAAATAA
- a CDS encoding glutaredoxin family protein, producing MNKQLIVYSAPGCRDCELVKEFLKEHQVSFEVRDLLANRDYQEEVEKFGFMGIPVTAVGDQAVKGFNPEELNRLIDLVK from the coding sequence ATGAACAAACAACTTATCGTCTACTCAGCACCGGGCTGCAGAGATTGTGAATTGGTAAAGGAATTTCTAAAAGAGCATCAAGTATCTTTTGAAGTCAGAGATCTTCTGGCAAACCGGGATTACCAAGAGGAAGTAGAAAAATTCGGATTTATGGGCATACCGGTTACGGCTGTGGGTGACCAGGCGGTAAAAGGATTTAACCCAGAGGAATTAAATAGGCTGATAGATCTTGTAAAATGA
- a CDS encoding MgtC/SapB family protein, which yields MELFMEYFDEYDFIVKLVFASIAGIIIGLERELKGKPLGLKTCVIVSVMACLLTIVSYESAFLYSKEYSRPMDPGRIPSYVISGIGFLGAGVILRRSNEAISGLTTAALVLASAALGITIGAGFFIEGAFGVIFIILGVKIIPSLFDKIGPKKLKEKEIKVKIFIEKDIDLTMVMKEIHHKNLSIKRVKVKEEKDDIVLNCIITTKKSVYTTDVYYELKSLTGVIQAEVENLD from the coding sequence ATGGAATTGTTCATGGAATATTTTGATGAATACGATTTTATTGTAAAACTTGTTTTTGCTTCAATAGCTGGAATAATAATAGGGTTAGAACGCGAATTAAAAGGAAAACCACTCGGACTGAAAACCTGCGTAATCGTCTCCGTGATGGCATGTCTTCTAACCATCGTTTCTTATGAATCTGCTTTTCTCTATTCTAAGGAATACTCAAGACCGATGGATCCTGGACGAATTCCTTCATATGTTATTAGCGGTATTGGATTTTTAGGAGCAGGAGTAATTTTAAGAAGAAGTAACGAGGCTATTTCAGGACTGACAACAGCTGCCCTAGTATTGGCATCCGCTGCACTTGGAATTACTATTGGTGCAGGATTTTTTATTGAAGGAGCTTTTGGTGTCATTTTCATCATTCTTGGTGTGAAAATAATCCCTTCCCTATTTGATAAGATAGGGCCAAAGAAATTGAAGGAAAAAGAAATAAAAGTAAAAATCTTTATCGAAAAAGATATTGACCTGACTATGGTCATGAAAGAGATTCATCACAAAAATCTTTCTATAAAACGAGTGAAGGTTAAAGAGGAAAAAGATGATATCGTGCTTAATTGCATCATCACCACGAAGAAAAGCGTATATACGACAGATGTATATTATGAGCTAAAATCACTTACAGGTGTGATTCAAGCAGAAGTAGAAAACTTGGATTAA